Proteins from one Enterobacter bugandensis genomic window:
- the gspF gene encoding type II secretion system inner membrane protein GspF has protein sequence MAFYAWTATDGAGKTQRGTLQAEGQKQVRQWLREQKLMPVSINETREAAASGKAKTGAKLSTPVLSMFTRQLSTLVNAALPLESALKAISKQTEDKKLAAMVVEIREKVVEGHTLFDAFSQFPRTFDKLYCTLVMAGEKTGHLGDVLEKLAEYNEQRQKMKSKLTQAMVYPITLTVVAIAVISILLVAVVPQVIEQFTHMKQQLPITTRTLIAVSDFLQAYGIYIVAILGGGFVGFKTWLRNAKNRFRWHSWLVNGSPIKKLVCAINSARYIRTLSILQASSVPLLEGMYIAMDGIENLYARQVLEQAADTVRQGASLYAALEQAKLFPPTMLYMIASGEESGELGNLMDRAAENQESALQHRITLTLSVFEPALVVSMATIVLFIVLSILQPLLQLNNMVG, from the coding sequence ATGGCCTTCTACGCCTGGACCGCAACGGACGGCGCGGGGAAAACCCAGCGCGGCACGCTGCAGGCCGAGGGGCAAAAGCAGGTTCGCCAGTGGCTTCGCGAGCAAAAGCTGATGCCCGTCAGCATCAACGAAACCCGCGAGGCGGCGGCGTCCGGTAAAGCGAAAACCGGCGCAAAGCTCTCCACGCCGGTGCTGTCGATGTTTACCCGCCAGCTTTCGACGCTGGTCAACGCCGCGCTGCCGCTGGAAAGCGCCCTGAAGGCTATCTCGAAGCAGACGGAGGACAAAAAGCTGGCGGCGATGGTGGTGGAGATCCGCGAGAAAGTAGTGGAAGGCCACACGCTGTTCGACGCGTTTAGCCAGTTCCCGCGCACCTTCGACAAGCTCTACTGCACCCTGGTGATGGCCGGCGAAAAAACCGGCCACCTGGGCGACGTGCTGGAGAAGCTGGCGGAGTACAACGAGCAGCGCCAGAAGATGAAAAGCAAGCTGACGCAGGCGATGGTCTACCCGATTACCCTGACCGTGGTCGCCATCGCGGTCATCAGCATTCTGCTGGTGGCGGTGGTGCCGCAGGTGATCGAGCAGTTCACCCACATGAAGCAGCAGCTGCCGATCACCACCCGCACGCTGATTGCGGTGAGTGATTTTCTGCAGGCGTACGGGATCTACATCGTGGCGATCCTCGGCGGCGGGTTTGTCGGCTTTAAGACCTGGCTGAGAAACGCCAAAAACCGTTTTCGCTGGCACAGCTGGCTGGTGAACGGATCGCCGATCAAAAAGCTGGTGTGCGCCATCAACAGCGCCCGCTATATCCGCACCCTGAGCATTTTGCAGGCCAGCAGCGTGCCGCTGCTGGAGGGGATGTACATCGCGATGGACGGTATCGAAAACCTCTATGCCCGGCAGGTGCTGGAGCAGGCCGCTGATACCGTGCGCCAGGGGGCATCGCTCTATGCCGCGCTGGAACAGGCGAAATTATTCCCGCCAACCATGCTGTATATGATTGCCTCCGGCGAAGAGAGCGGAGAATTAGGCAATTTAATGGACCGCGCGGCGGAAAATCAGGAATCGGCATTGCAGCATCGAATTACATTAACGCTGTCGGTATTTGAACCGGCGCTGGTGGTATCCATGGCGACGATTGTTTTATTCATCGTGCTGTCAATATTACAACCGCTTCTGCAACTTAATAATATGGTAGGTTAA
- the gspD gene encoding type II secretion system secretin GspD codes for MKKFPWACVALTALSLYSSSLLAANFSASFKNTDIREFIDTVGRNLNKTILVDPSVQGTVSVRTYNVLTEDEYYQFFLSVLDLYGLSVIPMDNGMVKVVRSSVARTAGAPLADSKNPGKGDEIITRVVRMENVPVRELAPLLRQLNDATGIGNVVHFEPSNVLLLTGKASVVNRLVDLVQRVDRDGIQRREIVPLRFASAKELSDMLNNLNNEEQKGQNAPQLATKVVADDETNSLVISGSEDARMRTRSLIHQLDREQNNEGNTRVFYLKYASATKVVPVLTGIGEQLKDKAGAPKSKTATAASDLNISADESTNSLVITAQPNVMNSLEKVIDKLDIRRPQVLVEAIIAEVQDGNGLDLGVQWTSKHGGVQFGSTGLPISQIKNGTMKGASFTGLATGFFNGDFGALMTALSTDGKNDILSTPSVVTLDNKEASFNVGQDVPVLAGSQTTSGDNVFNSVERKTVGTKLKIVPQINDGDMIHLKIEQEVSSVDNSATEDASLGPTFNTRTINNEVMVHSGQTVVLGGLMENVTKQSVSKVPLLGDIPLVGQLFRYTSQDTSKRNLMVFIHTTVLRDDDNYSAASKEKYDQIRVRQMQRVEEKKLGIIEPADNAILPAFPSADTKTATHAAPVKTSATRNPFKE; via the coding sequence ATGAAGAAATTTCCTTGGGCGTGCGTGGCGCTGACCGCATTGTCGTTATATTCCAGTTCGCTGCTTGCAGCCAACTTTAGCGCGAGCTTTAAAAATACCGATATCCGCGAGTTTATCGATACGGTAGGCCGCAATCTTAACAAAACCATTCTCGTCGACCCGTCCGTTCAGGGCACGGTGTCGGTCAGAACCTATAACGTGCTGACGGAAGATGAGTATTACCAGTTCTTCCTGAGCGTGCTGGACCTGTACGGTCTGTCGGTGATCCCGATGGACAACGGCATGGTCAAAGTGGTGCGCTCAAGCGTAGCCCGCACCGCCGGGGCCCCGCTGGCCGACAGCAAAAATCCGGGCAAAGGCGATGAGATCATCACCCGCGTCGTGCGCATGGAAAACGTGCCGGTGCGTGAGCTGGCGCCGCTGCTGCGCCAGCTGAACGATGCCACCGGTATCGGTAACGTGGTGCATTTTGAGCCGTCGAACGTCCTGCTGTTAACCGGGAAAGCCTCGGTGGTGAACCGCCTGGTAGATCTGGTGCAGCGCGTCGACAGAGACGGCATTCAGCGTCGCGAAATCGTGCCGCTACGCTTTGCGTCCGCCAAAGAGCTCTCCGACATGTTGAACAACCTCAACAACGAAGAGCAGAAGGGGCAGAACGCGCCGCAGCTCGCCACCAAGGTGGTAGCGGATGACGAGACCAACAGCCTGGTGATCAGCGGTTCGGAAGATGCGCGCATGCGCACCCGTTCCCTGATCCATCAGCTGGATCGCGAGCAGAACAACGAGGGGAATACCCGCGTCTTCTACCTCAAATACGCCAGCGCCACCAAAGTGGTTCCGGTGCTGACCGGTATTGGCGAGCAGCTGAAAGACAAGGCGGGTGCGCCGAAGTCGAAAACCGCCACGGCGGCCAGCGATCTGAATATTAGCGCCGACGAGTCAACGAACTCGCTGGTGATCACCGCGCAGCCTAACGTGATGAACTCCCTGGAGAAGGTGATCGACAAGCTCGACATTCGCCGTCCGCAGGTGCTGGTGGAAGCGATCATTGCTGAAGTGCAGGACGGTAACGGCCTGGATCTCGGCGTGCAGTGGACCAGCAAACACGGCGGCGTGCAGTTCGGCTCAACCGGCCTGCCTATCAGCCAGATTAAAAACGGCACCATGAAGGGGGCAAGCTTCACCGGCCTGGCGACCGGTTTCTTCAACGGCGACTTCGGCGCCCTGATGACCGCGCTCTCCACCGACGGTAAAAACGACATTCTCTCCACGCCGAGCGTGGTCACGCTGGATAACAAAGAAGCGTCGTTTAACGTGGGCCAGGACGTGCCGGTCCTTGCCGGTTCGCAGACCACCAGCGGCGACAACGTCTTTAACTCCGTTGAGCGTAAGACCGTCGGTACCAAGCTGAAAATTGTGCCGCAGATTAACGACGGTGACATGATCCACCTGAAGATTGAGCAGGAAGTCTCCAGCGTTGACAACAGCGCGACGGAAGACGCCAGCCTCGGCCCAACCTTCAACACTCGCACCATTAATAACGAAGTGATGGTCCACAGTGGCCAGACGGTGGTGCTCGGCGGCCTGATGGAAAACGTCACCAAGCAGTCGGTTTCCAAAGTGCCGCTGCTCGGCGATATCCCGCTGGTGGGCCAGCTGTTCCGCTACACCTCGCAGGACACGTCGAAACGCAACCTGATGGTGTTTATCCATACCACCGTCCTGCGTGACGACGACAACTACAGCGCCGCGTCGAAAGAGAAATATGACCAGATCCGCGTTCGCCAGATGCAGCGCGTGGAGGAGAAAAAGCTCGGCATTATTGAGCCAGCGGATAACGCCATTCTGCCCGCGTTTCCGTCTGCCGACACTAAGACTGCCACCCATGCCGCACCGGTGAAAACCAGCGCGACACGCAATCCGTTTAAAGAGTAA
- the gspI gene encoding type II secretion system minor pseudopilin GspI, with product MANGKKQKGMTLLEVMVALVIFSTAALALMNSVSLNVRFTHGLADTLQANWVAENQLAEAQLTKTDFPDAEAQGTEIMGGRSWNWRKQRVKTADNGWANAIRVYAEGDDSQPVIALQIVPPGESK from the coding sequence ATGGCTAACGGCAAAAAGCAAAAGGGGATGACGCTGCTGGAGGTGATGGTCGCGCTGGTGATCTTCTCCACCGCCGCGCTGGCGCTGATGAACTCCGTCTCCCTGAACGTGCGTTTCACTCACGGCCTGGCCGACACGCTGCAGGCCAACTGGGTGGCGGAAAATCAGCTGGCGGAAGCGCAGCTCACGAAAACCGACTTCCCGGACGCCGAGGCGCAGGGGACGGAAATCATGGGCGGGCGCAGCTGGAACTGGCGCAAGCAGCGGGTGAAAACCGCCGACAACGGCTGGGCGAACGCCATTCGCGTCTACGCGGAAGGGGACGACAGCCAGCCGGTTATCGCTTTGCAGATCGTTCCGCCGGGAGAGAGCAAGTGA
- the gspC gene encoding type II secretion system protein GspC, whose product MFVLLIFCGQQGYLTFKDYKKVTNKLAKSDEQPLKNRREEKTFTLFTAAVRQDNLPAAAKAPLAAEIEGIVSSDDAWLSFAVIKTPAGQRSYREGEPLTGFNDAFIQEINKDNVVVNYEGATQVLALNKPDYFKGGVDSGPVTKSTKDAGAESVHLDDYLVLKPVIEKGQLEGYNINPRNASAFFSHSGLEKGDVAVKVNSVDMTDEAKAKSIIANWSKMKEAEVVVRRHAHLENIRVNVLNN is encoded by the coding sequence ATGTTTGTGCTGTTAATTTTTTGCGGCCAGCAAGGCTATCTGACGTTTAAAGATTATAAAAAAGTTACGAATAAGTTGGCTAAATCTGATGAACAGCCGCTGAAAAATCGTCGTGAAGAAAAGACATTTACTCTGTTCACGGCTGCGGTGCGTCAGGATAACTTACCGGCTGCCGCGAAAGCCCCGCTGGCAGCGGAAATTGAAGGAATTGTCAGCAGTGACGATGCCTGGCTCTCCTTTGCGGTGATTAAAACCCCGGCAGGCCAGCGCAGCTATCGCGAAGGCGAGCCGCTGACCGGTTTCAACGATGCCTTTATTCAGGAAATTAACAAAGACAATGTGGTGGTTAATTACGAAGGTGCTACGCAGGTACTGGCGTTAAATAAGCCTGACTATTTTAAGGGCGGCGTTGACAGCGGCCCGGTAACCAAATCGACGAAAGATGCAGGCGCGGAAAGCGTGCATCTGGATGATTATCTGGTGTTAAAACCGGTAATCGAAAAAGGCCAACTGGAAGGCTACAACATCAATCCAAGGAATGCCTCAGCGTTCTTCAGCCATTCCGGGCTGGAAAAGGGCGACGTGGCTGTGAAAGTCAACTCTGTCGATATGACCGATGAAGCAAAGGCAAAAAGTATTATTGCCAACTGGTCGAAAATGAAAGAAGCGGAGGTCGTCGTCAGACGTCACGCTCACCTTGAAAATATTCGGGTTAATGTTCTAAACAATTAA
- the gspH gene encoding type II secretion system minor pseudopilin GspH yields MNKQRGFTLLEIILALVIFASCAMMVVSTIPSRSGADIFGQQLKALVDYGSDRAVMDGNIVGLVITTDNYQLVTLEDKNGERHWVPLSAGRITTKGDFPEEMHVSLSPQRLAATVSADPQVLFLPDGEISRFTLTLQSYDKQHHFRVVSQGAAPVSVENDG; encoded by the coding sequence ATGAATAAACAACGCGGCTTTACGTTGCTGGAAATTATTCTGGCGCTGGTGATATTTGCCAGCTGCGCCATGATGGTGGTGTCAACCATACCCTCACGCAGCGGTGCGGATATATTTGGCCAGCAATTAAAAGCCCTCGTTGATTATGGTTCAGACCGTGCGGTGATGGACGGAAATATCGTCGGGCTGGTCATCACGACGGATAATTATCAGCTGGTGACGCTCGAGGATAAAAACGGCGAACGTCACTGGGTGCCGTTATCCGCCGGGCGTATTACCACCAAAGGCGATTTCCCGGAAGAGATGCACGTTTCGCTCTCGCCCCAGCGCCTTGCCGCCACGGTAAGCGCCGATCCGCAGGTGCTCTTTTTACCGGACGGCGAAATCAGCCGCTTCACGCTGACGCTGCAAAGCTATGACAAACAGCACCATTTCCGCGTGGTGTCGCAAGGCGCTGCGCCTGTATCGGTAGAGAACGATGGCTAA
- a CDS encoding lipoprotein, producing the protein MRYSALTLLVPCALVLSACTTTVTPAFKDIGTRSGPCIDGGPDTVAQQFYDYRIQHRGNDLTALRPYLSDNLAKLLNDATRDPQHNALLKSDPFSSRTTLPDSAEVASASTIPNTDARNIPLRVKLTQGTQTWQDEVLMIREGQCWAVDDVRYIGGSVHAPAGTLRQSIENR; encoded by the coding sequence ATGCGCTACTCTGCTTTAACACTTTTAGTGCCCTGCGCGCTGGTGCTCAGCGCCTGTACTACCACGGTCACGCCAGCCTTTAAGGATATCGGTACCCGCAGCGGCCCCTGCATAGACGGCGGCCCGGATACCGTGGCGCAACAGTTCTATGATTACCGCATTCAGCATCGCGGAAATGATCTCACCGCCCTGCGCCCGTACCTGAGCGATAATCTTGCAAAACTGCTCAACGATGCCACTCGCGATCCGCAGCATAACGCCCTGCTGAAATCCGATCCGTTCTCCAGCCGCACCACGCTGCCGGACAGCGCCGAGGTGGCCAGCGCGTCAACCATCCCGAACACCGATGCGCGGAACATTCCGCTGCGCGTGAAGCTGACCCAGGGAACCCAAACCTGGCAGGACGAAGTGCTGATGATCCGTGAAGGCCAGTGCTGGGCGGTGGACGATGTGCGCTATATCGGCGGCAGCGTTCATGCCCCGGCCGGCACGCTGCGCCAGTCGATTGAGAACCGCTAG
- a CDS encoding helix-turn-helix domain-containing protein: MLSIYGKKLRPQPEMEAIISATEGFEEKTLKKWQKISTADSQYIHIIVSGEVEFRRESDELCMFTVTGQCVFGLSAIFYQSAHMYGLVRANTVVRSIKKEAFAQLMTEKNLWPELTKVLSWYICLLSKRDDVLVARSAYSVVREFLYEINELIVHQQRDINIYDYIQEYTNLARSTIIKILSDLKKGQYIVVEKGRLLNLTTLPEKY, from the coding sequence ATGTTAAGCATTTACGGTAAAAAATTACGTCCACAACCTGAAATGGAAGCCATTATTTCTGCCACGGAAGGTTTTGAAGAGAAAACCTTAAAGAAATGGCAGAAAATTTCCACGGCTGACTCTCAGTATATTCATATTATCGTCAGCGGCGAAGTCGAATTCCGTCGTGAATCAGACGAACTCTGCATGTTTACCGTCACCGGACAGTGCGTGTTTGGCCTGTCCGCTATTTTCTATCAGTCAGCCCATATGTACGGCCTGGTCCGCGCAAACACCGTGGTACGCAGCATCAAAAAAGAGGCCTTCGCGCAGCTTATGACCGAGAAAAACCTTTGGCCTGAATTGACCAAAGTGCTCTCCTGGTACATCTGCCTGCTGAGCAAACGCGATGATGTTCTGGTCGCCCGTAGCGCCTATTCTGTGGTCCGCGAATTCCTCTACGAAATTAATGAGCTGATTGTTCACCAACAGCGCGATATTAATATTTATGACTATATTCAGGAATATACCAACCTGGCCCGCAGTACCATTATTAAAATCCTCTCCGACCTGAAAAAAGGTCAATATATTGTGGTGGAGAAAGGTCGTCTGCTTAACCTCACCACGCTACCTGAAAAATATTAA
- a CDS encoding N-acetylmuramoyl-L-alanine amidase: MKRSLSTLLLAMLLAGCAQEKGIVDKGAYELDTHHQAQAAYPRIKVLVIHYTADDFDTSLATLTDKNVSSHYLIPAKPPAPDGKPRIWQLVPESELAWHAGISFWRGTNRINDTSVGIELENRGWQKRDGVKVFAPFEPAQIAALIPLAKDIIARYDIKPQNVVAHADIAPQRKDDPGPLFPWQALAKQGIGAWPDAGRVNFYINGRPRYQEVDRAALLDLLMRYGYEVPDNATDQQQQRVITAFQMHYRPQVWNGVADVETMAIAEALLEKYGQG; encoded by the coding sequence ATGAAGCGCTCGCTTTCAACGCTCCTGCTGGCGATGTTGCTGGCAGGATGCGCCCAGGAAAAAGGCATTGTTGATAAAGGTGCCTACGAGCTGGATACCCACCATCAGGCGCAGGCGGCCTACCCGCGCATAAAGGTGCTGGTGATCCACTACACCGCCGACGACTTCGACACCTCGCTGGCCACGCTGACGGACAAAAACGTCAGCTCCCACTATCTCATCCCTGCGAAGCCGCCCGCACCCGACGGCAAACCGCGCATCTGGCAGCTGGTGCCGGAGAGCGAGCTGGCCTGGCATGCGGGCATCAGCTTCTGGCGCGGCACCAACCGGATCAATGACACGTCTGTCGGCATTGAGCTGGAGAACCGCGGCTGGCAGAAGCGCGACGGTGTGAAAGTTTTCGCCCCGTTTGAGCCCGCGCAAATCGCGGCGCTTATCCCGCTCGCGAAAGACATTATCGCCCGGTACGACATCAAACCGCAGAACGTGGTGGCGCATGCTGATATCGCGCCCCAGCGTAAGGACGATCCCGGCCCGCTGTTTCCCTGGCAGGCGCTGGCGAAGCAGGGGATTGGGGCCTGGCCCGATGCCGGGCGCGTGAACTTCTATATCAATGGTCGTCCGCGCTATCAGGAGGTAGATCGTGCAGCCCTGCTCGATCTGCTGATGCGCTATGGCTATGAGGTGCCGGACAACGCCACGGATCAGCAGCAGCAACGCGTTATCACCGCCTTCCAGATGCACTATCGCCCGCAGGTATGGAACGGCGTCGCGGATGTGGAAACGATGGCCATTGCAGAAGCCCTTTTAGAGAAATACGGGCAGGGGTAA
- a CDS encoding ExeA family protein, which yields MYQSHFKFKQPPFRTITGFSGDFLVPYHQDVFNLLKEKSQVAGIIGLFCNDAPLLGHFSDALKASLPGAIAINAFPKLSASSLLYKLNPGTKESKSRIQAVDAVLHQWQGGKNRSKTLVIRHAEAMKETCREVLGMLLTRAQELEFRLSIVLMGSAEQEAALLHPSELREYAHTRHTLRPLTCREFLSYVQAQCEEHGCENSPLTPARVRKMHALTKGNISKLNELAHLSMLAAWTERAAQVSPRHLRLAAGELLPAKKHGKRLATVGLFASVLFAACGWYLTTSINAKLPIQLPVPASWKQQKPKADAPVVPVIDNEVVNQPDAMHQLYLMWGYDASADDALCQNAGKVNLMCKQGNASPDALAQEGYPWVSELKTGNHLNYAVVARVGDDSMDLLMNNRTWQVSRSWFNQHATGNFTQLHRLTPEGKDAISAASDAKDMGWLDQALSLALGQPETHAQTWKAEMMKRTREFQQKMHLHVDGIPGEDTLMQLMRETHTTPSVLIQATHATPDANTQEKHS from the coding sequence ATGTATCAGAGCCACTTTAAATTTAAACAACCGCCATTCAGAACAATCACGGGTTTCTCCGGCGATTTTCTGGTGCCTTATCATCAGGACGTATTTAACCTGCTGAAAGAGAAAAGCCAGGTGGCGGGAATTATCGGGCTCTTTTGCAACGACGCACCGCTGCTGGGCCACTTCAGCGATGCGCTGAAGGCCAGCCTTCCTGGCGCCATTGCCATCAACGCGTTTCCTAAGCTGAGTGCCAGTAGCCTGCTGTACAAGCTCAACCCGGGAACGAAAGAGAGCAAGAGCCGCATTCAGGCGGTGGATGCCGTGCTGCATCAGTGGCAGGGCGGAAAAAACCGCAGCAAAACCCTGGTCATCCGTCACGCGGAAGCGATGAAGGAGACCTGCCGTGAGGTGCTGGGGATGTTGCTTACGCGTGCTCAGGAGCTGGAGTTCCGTCTGTCCATCGTGCTGATGGGCAGCGCGGAGCAGGAAGCCGCCCTCTTACACCCATCTGAACTTCGCGAATATGCCCATACCCGTCATACATTGCGTCCCCTGACCTGCCGGGAATTTCTCAGCTATGTGCAGGCGCAGTGTGAAGAACACGGGTGCGAGAATTCGCCGCTAACCCCGGCGCGCGTGCGCAAGATGCACGCGCTGACCAAAGGCAACATCAGCAAACTGAATGAACTGGCGCACCTGTCAATGCTCGCGGCCTGGACCGAACGTGCAGCGCAGGTCAGCCCGCGTCATTTACGCCTGGCGGCGGGAGAGCTCCTCCCGGCAAAAAAACACGGTAAGCGCCTGGCGACCGTGGGATTGTTCGCCTCGGTTCTGTTCGCCGCCTGCGGATGGTATTTAACCACCTCAATCAATGCAAAACTGCCGATTCAGCTTCCCGTACCGGCGAGCTGGAAACAGCAGAAGCCAAAAGCCGACGCGCCTGTCGTGCCGGTTATCGACAATGAAGTGGTTAATCAGCCGGATGCGATGCACCAGCTGTACCTGATGTGGGGGTATGACGCCTCCGCGGATGATGCGCTGTGTCAGAACGCCGGGAAGGTCAATCTGATGTGTAAACAGGGCAACGCGTCACCGGATGCGCTGGCACAGGAGGGTTATCCGTGGGTCAGTGAACTCAAAACCGGTAACCATCTTAACTACGCTGTTGTCGCCCGCGTAGGCGATGACTCGATGGATCTGCTGATGAATAACCGCACCTGGCAGGTGAGCCGCAGCTGGTTTAACCAGCATGCCACCGGTAACTTTACCCAGCTGCATCGCCTGACGCCGGAAGGCAAAGATGCCATCAGCGCCGCCAGCGATGCGAAAGACATGGGCTGGCTGGATCAGGCGCTGAGTCTGGCTCTTGGCCAGCCTGAAACCCATGCTCAGACCTGGAAGGCTGAGATGATGAAACGCACCCGCGAGTTCCAGCAAAAAATGCATCTGCATGTGGATGGCATTCCTGGGGAAGATACGCTGATGCAGTTAATGCGTGAAACCCATACCACGCCGAGCGTGTTGATTCAGGCCACGCATGCCACACCGGACGCCAACACGCAGGAGAAGCATTCCTAA
- the gspG gene encoding type II secretion system major pseudopilin GspG translates to MALKRKNLARQAGFTLLELMVVIVILGVLASMVVPNLMGNKEKADTQKATSDIVALEGSLDMYKLDNHRYPTTEQGLQALVTKPEIAPIPNGYRADGYIRRLPQDPWGGDYILVSPGEHGAVDVFSAGPDGEANTADDITNWSLDKKEK, encoded by the coding sequence ATGGCTTTAAAACGTAAAAACCTGGCGCGTCAGGCGGGTTTCACCTTGCTCGAATTAATGGTGGTCATTGTTATTCTCGGCGTACTGGCGAGCATGGTGGTGCCAAACTTAATGGGCAATAAAGAAAAAGCAGATACGCAAAAAGCAACCAGCGATATTGTCGCGCTCGAAGGTTCGCTGGATATGTATAAGCTGGATAACCACCGCTACCCGACAACCGAGCAGGGTTTACAGGCGCTGGTCACCAAGCCTGAAATCGCGCCAATCCCGAACGGCTACCGTGCTGATGGCTATATCCGTCGCCTGCCGCAGGACCCGTGGGGCGGAGATTATATTCTGGTTAGCCCGGGCGAACACGGCGCGGTCGACGTCTTCTCCGCCGGTCCGGACGGTGAAGCCAATACCGCCGATGATATTACGAACTGGTCTCTGGATAAGAAAGAGAAATAA
- a CDS encoding heavy metal-binding domain-containing protein, protein MQFSTTPTLEGQTITEYCGVVTGEAILGANIFRDFFAGIRDIVGGRSGAYEKELRKAREIAFKELGEQAKALGADAVVGIDIDYETVGKDSSMLMVSVSGTAVKTRR, encoded by the coding sequence ATGCAGTTTTCAACAACGCCAACCCTGGAAGGACAGACCATTACCGAGTATTGCGGCGTGGTCACCGGCGAAGCGATTCTGGGCGCGAACATTTTCCGGGATTTCTTTGCCGGGATTCGTGACATCGTCGGTGGACGCTCCGGCGCGTACGAAAAAGAGCTGCGTAAAGCGCGCGAAATTGCGTTTAAGGAGCTGGGCGAGCAGGCCAAAGCGCTGGGCGCAGATGCCGTTGTAGGAATCGATATTGATTATGAAACCGTCGGCAAAGATTCGAGCATGCTGATGGTGAGCGTAAGCGGCACGGCGGTGAAAACCCGTCGATGA
- the gspE gene encoding type II secretion system ATPase GspE: protein MDELSKTLCSSSYAKDNGVLFYNNDVYIRDDTPAFALLEVRRVLGRAFVPVTLTPEAFDEMLAKIWQQSSGVSQQLVDDMDADIDLMALTEEIPDNEDLLDNDENSPVIRLINAILGEAVKDGASDIHIETFERTLSIRFRVDGVLRPVLQPARKLAPLLVSRIKVMSKLDIAEKRLPQDGRISLRIGRKAIDVRVSTIPSQYGERVVMRLLDKSNLKPDINKLGLIDEELEKLKGLIDRPHGIILVTGPTGSGKSTTLYAILSALNGHERNILTVEDPIEYELEGVGQTQVNPRVDMTFARGLRAILRQDPDVVMIGEIRDGETAQIAVQASLTGHLVMSTLHTNSAAGAITRLRDMGLESFLIGSSLLGVIAQRLVRRLCTHCRITSPLDANEKALFSFMDAPPKAIYRAVGCEHCRQSGYQGRAGIHEFLVVDSTMRRAIHEDKDEMSIETQLFKQAYSLRENGLLKVISGVTSLEEVMRVTAERGGDA, encoded by the coding sequence GTGGACGAACTGAGTAAAACACTGTGTAGCAGCAGCTACGCAAAAGATAACGGCGTTTTATTTTATAACAATGACGTCTATATCCGTGATGACACCCCGGCATTTGCACTGCTGGAAGTGCGCCGGGTGCTGGGACGCGCGTTCGTCCCGGTCACCCTCACGCCGGAAGCGTTTGACGAGATGCTGGCCAAAATCTGGCAGCAGAGCAGCGGCGTCTCGCAGCAGCTGGTGGACGATATGGACGCGGATATCGACCTGATGGCGTTAACCGAGGAGATCCCGGATAACGAAGATCTGCTCGATAATGACGAAAACTCGCCGGTAATCCGCCTGATCAACGCCATTCTCGGCGAGGCGGTGAAGGACGGCGCGTCGGATATTCATATCGAAACCTTCGAGCGCACGCTGAGCATTCGCTTCCGCGTTGACGGCGTGCTGCGCCCGGTGCTGCAGCCTGCGCGCAAGCTCGCGCCGCTGCTGGTATCGCGCATCAAGGTCATGTCAAAACTCGACATCGCCGAGAAGCGCCTGCCGCAGGATGGCCGTATCTCCCTGCGCATTGGCCGCAAGGCGATCGACGTGCGCGTCTCGACCATTCCGTCCCAGTACGGCGAGCGCGTGGTGATGCGTCTGCTCGATAAAAGCAATCTCAAGCCCGACATCAACAAGCTGGGCCTGATTGATGAAGAGCTGGAGAAGCTGAAAGGGCTGATTGACCGCCCGCACGGCATTATCCTGGTCACCGGGCCGACAGGCTCCGGTAAAAGTACCACCCTGTACGCCATTCTTTCGGCGCTGAACGGTCACGAACGCAACATTCTGACCGTAGAAGACCCGATTGAATACGAGCTGGAAGGGGTGGGGCAGACGCAGGTTAACCCGCGCGTGGACATGACCTTTGCCCGCGGGCTGCGCGCCATTCTGCGTCAGGACCCGGACGTGGTGATGATCGGGGAAATTCGTGACGGTGAGACCGCGCAAATTGCGGTGCAGGCGTCGCTTACCGGTCACCTGGTCATGTCTACGCTGCACACCAACAGCGCCGCAGGGGCGATAACCCGCCTGCGGGATATGGGGCTGGAATCCTTTTTAATCGGTTCATCGTTGCTCGGTGTCATTGCCCAGCGTCTGGTGCGTCGGCTGTGTACGCACTGCCGGATCACCAGTCCGCTGGATGCCAATGAAAAAGCGCTGTTCAGCTTTATGGACGCGCCGCCAAAAGCGATTTACCGCGCGGTGGGCTGTGAACACTGCCGCCAGAGCGGCTATCAGGGCCGGGCCGGTATTCATGAGTTCCTGGTGGTGGACAGCACCATGCGCCGCGCCATTCATGAAGATAAGGACGAAATGTCCATCGAGACGCAGCTCTTTAAGCAGGCTTACAGCCTGCGTGAAAACGGGCTGCTGAAGGTGATTAGCGGCGTGACCTCGCTGGAAGAGGTGATGCGCGTCACCGCCGAGCGTGGGGGGGATGCGTAA